In the genome of Syntrophorhabdaceae bacterium, the window CATAGAGTCCTGGTATTCACCAAGAACCGTCTGTGTATTATCAATAATTGTGCTGAGACTTTGCAGCCTATCTTCATATGAAGAAGTAATTTCCTCAAATTCACCAAGAACCGTCTGTGTATTATCAATAATGGTACAGAGTAATTTTTCTTCGTATGAAGCAACAATTTCCTCAACAACATGTTTTAAGTTTACAGTATCCACCATATTGTCCATCCTTCTCAAATGAAAGAAAGTTCCTGGCGTGTCATGCTTTTTGATCCCTTACTCTTACAGCGTAAAGGCTTGAGGATGACGCGGCAAGAACCTTCATCCGCCATCTTTGGCAAAGTTTGAGAAACCCTTACGCTGCCGTTGCGGTAAGGCCTATTGCCTCAGCATACTTCAGGTACGTTTCTACCGATGCCACAACAACCCTGGCTTCAATAGCAAGTATTTCAATACCTACCAGAGAAACCCTCACCCATGCATCGACAACTACTCCCTTGTCGAGAATTCTGTCGATTACCTCAACCAAACTGGATGAACCTATTGCTTTTTCTACTGCCATAATTAACACCACCCTTCTTTTTAGATTCCGCTTTTATAAAGGGAGCGGTGAACCCAACACTTTCAATATTCCTGTGTATGCAGAAGCCTGCGGCTACCTGCCGCTTATTGTCTACTGTATTAAGCTTTTCTTTTCGCTTAATGCCTTCTTGACGGTTTTCATCAGGACGTTCACATCAAAAGGTTTGTCGAAGAAACTATAAGCTCCTAATTCATGTGCCCTCGCCTTTACCGATTCACTCCCGTAAGCCGAGATCATTATCGTGTAAAGGGAAGATGTGATTCCAATCAGTTTTTCCAGTACTTCCAACCCGTTCATATCAAAAAGTTTATAATCCAGAACCATAAGGTCATAGGTTTTCTTTTTGAGCTCATTCAGCGCTGATTCACCATCGCAAGCTATCCTTACCACATACCCTTCGGCCCTCAGAACATCCGATATTACCTGGCACATATCCTCATTATCATCTACAACCAAGATATTTTCCATTCGCCTTTTCTGCCTCTTTTGAAATAACCAACCTATAAATAACCAATCTATATATAAATAACCAATCTATCGTTCTTGACGTATGTCTTTCGTATTTGCATAGACCATGCCAGGACATCAATCATGCGTTAACATTCCCTTAGATGCTCTGTATCTCATTGATTTATAATGATACTTTTCCTGAAATGGTTTTTGATAGAATTGTCACAAAACAAATACGAGCGGTATTATTCCGGGGATTTGTAGAAATTTCTCTGCATTGTTGTAGAGAATGGCTTACACTTCTTTGTTATTATTTTATTCCATGCTTGTTGAGTCTGGCATAGAGCGTCATGCGGTCTATCCCGAGCATCTTTGCTGCCTTTGATTTATTGCCGCCCGTAAGGTATAATGCCTGCGTGATAATGTTCCGTTCGATATTGTCAATTTCCTTTTTGGCAATCTCATGAAGTGAAAAGCCCTTCTTCAATTCCGCCATAATGTCGACCTGTTCCGATAGATTGTTCGGATCTGAATATGGTTCTGAAACGGTATCCTGGAAAAGGCATGGCTGGACAATATTCTCCGATTCTGCCAGAAGGGCTGCCCTCATCACCGTATTTTTCAGTTCCCTTACATTTCCTGGCCAGTGATAATCGAGAAGGGTTTTCATCGCTTCAGGAGAAAATCCCTTTACGTCTTTATTAAATTCTTTCCTGGCCCCTTCGAGAAAACGGTTTACAAGGTATGGAATATCTTCCTTTCTTTCCCTTAACGGGGGCAAGATAATGGGAAATTCGTTTAATCTATGAAACAAATCGTTTCTGAACCTTCCCGCCTTCAGCGCTTCGGGGAGATCTACATTTGAGGCCGCAACAATCCGGACATCAACCTTTATATCTTTTTTTCCACCGAGGTGCTCCAGCCTTTTCTCCTGCAAGACCCTTAATAATTTCGCCTGGGCTGGGTCCGGCAGGTTTGTTATCTCATCCAAAAAGAGCGTACCCCCATTTGCCTGTTCAAATTTACCCTCTTTGATGGTATCTGCGC includes:
- a CDS encoding sigma-54 dependent transcriptional regulator; the encoded protein is MEKILIVDDNKDMQFLLSNILKSKGYEISVAGDGRKALKEVKGMSANLVLLDIHLPDMDGIKVLEEMKRINQDLAIIMLTAYGDIKGAVQAMKLGAFEYITKPFDNDELLIAIKRVLQTQYLSKEVQSLRKQLGEKTASDLIVELTGESQRMKQVFKQIDIVSPTNLTIVLQGESGTGKELVAHLIHKKSQRSDKAFVAVDCGSIPESLVESELFGYEKGAFTGADTIKEGKFEQANGGTLFLDEITNLPDPAQAKLLRVLQEKRLEHLGGKKDIKVDVRIVAASNVDLPEALKAGRFRNDLFHRLNEFPIILPPLRERKEDIPYLVNRFLEGARKEFNKDVKGFSPEAMKTLLDYHWPGNVRELKNTVMRAALLAESENIVQPCLFQDTVSEPYSDPNNLSEQVDIMAELKKGFSLHEIAKKEIDNIERNIITQALYLTGGNKSKAAKMLGIDRMTLYARLNKHGIK
- a CDS encoding response regulator → MENILVVDDNEDMCQVISDVLRAEGYVVRIACDGESALNELKKKTYDLMVLDYKLFDMNGLEVLEKLIGITSSLYTIMISAYGSESVKARAHELGAYSFFDKPFDVNVLMKTVKKALSEKKSLIQ
- the gvpA gene encoding gas vesicle structural protein GvpA (There are 14 genes on the gvp gene cluster in halophilic archaea. The product of gvpA is a structural component of gas vesicles, which provide buoyancy to cells and promote flotation. It has been reported that the products of gvpAO and gvpFGJKLM represent the minimal set required for gas vesicle formation in halophilic archaea.), translated to MAVEKAIGSSSLVEVIDRILDKGVVVDAWVRVSLVGIEILAIEARVVVASVETYLKYAEAIGLTATAA